atatatatatatatatatatatatatatatatatatatatatcaattaaattaaatggtttaaaattagtttttatcttctaCTTAATTTTAAGACAAATGTGTCCGGCctgaattattataataactaaGTTACACATTAGTGTACTTGTTATGTAAAAATCTATACTTTCATATGGGTCACTTATGTTTAAAAAAGGTTTTACCATTTTTTATGTCCTAGAAATACGACCAAATTTGGTAATAGTAGAATAAAATTGGTCATTGCAACACGCAACAACAGATTAGTAATTGAGTATAATTAGAACTTCCTTAACATAAAATCTGCAGGAGCGTTGGATCGATTGTGGACGACTATGGGTGCCAACTGCCAAATATCGTATAGCACAAACTTGTATCTAAAATAAACAATCATTACATGCACTCACCAGTGTCTCTGTCACAactaaaagtgagaaaaatttaTAGCCAAACTcttcttaaaaaagaaaaatcacccTTGAGATCcgtacataattaatttaataatgataaaattctACCGTAGTACAGAATATAAGATCTTCTATTAATTTACACATGCAAACACTGGGTAAAAAGGATTGTAAATATACCTTTATTCATGTCTAACAcagagaaaagaataaaaacaaaaatgccaCACATTTATATTCCAATTAGACTCTGGCTTAAAGCGAAGgatatgaaaaagagaaagtaatGCTATCCTTCGGCCACACTATCACAATTAAAACGCAACATGgtatattcatattcaatatTCATCCTCAAACACAGACAtattagtttaataatttttcaaaccaatttaatttattgcacGATAGGAGgcttaaaaaattcaaacagaGAGGTAGCCAGCATTAACATAAAACTTAATTACCTTAATGGAACCGAATTCGGTTTTGGAATTTGGGCTAGGATTTGTAGCTCTAGAGTCCTTGTGCTTCATCTGAATCCCATGACTACCCGTCTCCTTGAGCAATTTCCCAAGTTTACCACATTTCTTGGAAGCAAACTCCTTCAACACATCTAAGGCCCACCAAAATATCCATAatcaattttctaattattttatttaaaatttaattttccttttgatGCCTATAATTTCAATAACTTTCTAATTTATTCCTTACAGCTTCAAACATCTTATTTTGgtcttataattatatttttgtaatccGCTTGGTTCTTGTAGTCTAAAATCAACTAAAGTcattgtaattataaaaatcaaaatagcaactatagagttttttttttttttttttttttcaaaatcacagTTATGTTTCATTGAAAACTATTCCAGCcgaattagaattagaatacTATGTACAACAAAGATCatagagattaaaataaaatattttaaactagtcactatttattttttataaatattaacaaacatTGGTTAAGGAACAAAacgagaatttttttttattgaaatacataaaattatattattcatattttttttacgcTCTCTTgtagttttataataatattttttgtttctaatttcTTAACCAATACATTAATTAAGAGTACTAGTTAGCCAGATTCTATATtactttttctaaaaatatagaaaaaagaagaataattaaaccttttattaaaaaatgatatgagaagAATACGATACGATACCTTCGAAGCTGATCAACCGATAAACCTGGCCAATATGCAAAGTATCGTCGGGTCGGAGAAGCTTAAGCTGCTTCATCGGAGCGCCATTCTCGGCCTTGAGCGTGGGCGAGGACACGACAAGCGCAACATAGTGCCCAGGATTCGAGTTCATAACCTCGTGTGCGCTAAGCGACCAATAAACCCTCTCGATCTTGTTCCCAGGATGCTGAATCACAACCGTAGCCGCTTCCGCAGCTTGGCAATTCCCCATCTAAGATTCTAAATTATCACCAAACAGACCCTAACCTAAGCTTGTAACAACAATTGCAACGATAATGTATGGTTGGTTGGTGTGGTGGGTTTAAATACGACGAATGAATATAAATCTGGTGGGAAAAACGATGGTTTATGTGTTGAAGTGGGTGACGTTTGAAGGACACGTACAACACGGTAACTGTCTTATTACTCTGTCAGGGTTGCCGTAAAAATGAATACCTGACGCACGCCAAGAAAGAGTATAGGGGTGTTTGATGGATGTGACCAACGCGAACCAGAATCCAAGAAATGATGCTccagaatctttttttttttggttgttgttgAGTTAGAAATGGTGGTTGTGTTGTGATGGTGGTAACAGTGAGGGTGACATGTTTAATTAGAACAATGCAGTGTGTGGGCAAGGTTGTGAACAGGGGAAGGCGTggtttgaattgaattgatgaaaagataaaaagggttgagaataaGGAAGTGGGAGATGGTACAGTTGGATATAAATAGAGAGAGTGTTGGATCTGCAAAACAAAACACACCTGGAGGCTGTAGGCTGGGCGCTGAGAGTTGAATTGAACTAACTTTGCCCTGTCTGCACTCTTTTATAATTGGCATTCTGACTCACCATAAATGTAACggcttatgttttttttttttttactacatgCTTATATTACATGCAAATGCTAATAATCATAATCTGTATTTAGAGcgctaaacaaattttttatattcttttatgatttttataattaatatttgctcctttaagttttttaactaatattctaaaaatactaattaatacGACTCTTATTATATCAttcataattaaaaagtaaatacatAGGAAAATCAAActgaacacattttttttctcgacaataacaaattagattaaaaGGACAAGTAGTGCAGAAAAAACAGAGTCGCACaatcatttttatcattttatgacTAGCATAAAACTTAAACACTCTTGCTGAACAATAGACACTTGATTTGCTTGTTGATGGGCAAgctaaaaatattaatggagACATTTGATATATACACGTATTGGATTAATCAATATAAGATTgttctatttaattaattatcttaaatttgaatgttgaatatgtaattactttaaatattaagatattttgtttataatatttttcccaATTCAAACGTAATGATCTGTAATAAAGAATTTCTATGACCTCTAATAGTTTCATTGCAAAGTTAAATTTGCTTTACCCACGTATATTTTAAGGGGACCATTGGCAGACctacattataaatatatatagtgtGCAAGTGCATCCCTCATTCTAAAAGGAacacaattaatttttgttgacagaaaatttatatttcttttctttttatttttatatatttgaatccactaatttcaatttttataattttatactttttttgtcACAAATTTTCGTATGAAATAGTAAACTGTGAAGATTGCgcttaaattttatcattttattacagTGTTTTTTTATGGAACCTAGTAGTATGTTTCAATTGAATTTGTAAATTACGTTAGCATCGAGGATTGCATAAAAAACTTCTCTTAACTAAGCCTGCTCCTCGGGGACAAGTATAGTAGTGGAATTATACcatattaatattgttatatttttatactaattagtatctttcttttcttttatatcataattaatatctttaaattttcttaataattttatttgcatTTATATTCATACATGTATTTTAATAACCATTATTAATGCATCATTATCACAATGAAAATTATTAACTAAGAtgagaaaagaggaaaataatgcattaaaagaaattaaaatgatgtTGAACttgttttatgaaaattttatttattatgaagaaTGACCCAAGTCTTTAATTTTACCTGCCAAGACAAAAGCAAAGTCCCTTGTATATTCATCTTTCATTATAGGTGGGTTGAGTGTGTTGACTCACTGTGATAGATTGGTACGCAATTTAATGTTCCAAAAACGGGACGGTACCGGAATTTGGTGATAATCCACGGGCCGGGGGAGCAGGATGAGTTATAGGAAAATGCTGACATGGTTGTCATTGTTTTAGGTGTGGTGGGATGTTTCGTCCTAATGTCTTGTATGCTTTCGAAAtcttaaataaatcattatccTATTACACATTTACACTTGTTTAGATTTCAGATGCAGAATAAAGTAAGGaagcaaaaataaatagaaaaatataaaaagaaataaatgaattatataatttttttatattaagttaatttaacctaaaacatttaaaaattaatatactaattttttcttaacaaaataaattattatttttaagaaccaatagtttttctttttatttcctttttgaatattacaaaaaaatattctattttcaTCATATTTCATTCCCATAAATCCAAACAAAGGGCATTTTCTTATTATCTCTCATAAATTACTCACTCcggttatttttatatatataaaaaattgggtTAATATTATATACCCATTTTGTTGTGAAAGTGTGAGGTGATTAAAAATTGATTctcgaaagataaaaaatttaaatttaatcaccGAATGTATAAAAAGTATAATAGATTAGTCATACAGATAATTAAATGACaaattaatcttaaattttacaacttaatatcaaattggttctaaaaaaatataacttattgtaaaattaatctttgagtattacaatttaataataaaataatctcacAAATTTAACATCAAAACTAATTGGTCAGACTTTTTTTACACAGTCtatagttaaatttaaattttatatcttttaaaaattaatttgtcactGTCTCacctttagaaacaaaataaatatttatcctaaaatgtaaaatatatatgtacTGATATCACCGTCACACAACCATTCCTCTCTTAACAGTTAATAAGATGATTTAAATAAATACGtataatttattcaattaatataaaaaatatccacaaactcaaagacataaaaatgcgtcatacacaaaaaaaaaaagataaatacacacacaaaaatccaTCACAAAGTTTGAAAAACCAACACATCTATTGTTCCGAATCTATGAGATTATGTACTGTGCTTTCTTTATGTACATAGTGCTGcatacaatttaaaattatgttgtttAGGTAATCGCACGTGCTAATACATtggtaaacatttttttaattcttgaattATCCATATAGCAAGAGTTAACCATGAATCTAATGGTGTTGATAATGGAATCCTAACTCCTCTGCCAGGTCAAATTTCGATTCTCTGACTCATGACTCACGAGTAGTCACAACCCAATAGTCAATTGGAAGAATTGCTTGTTTTAAAACAACCCCCCTATCCCCTCCACAAAAAAATTAGGCGAAGGTGATATAATAACAACCTCTGCCGACCCaaagttataattttgattttggggAATTAAAGCGTgaagaagattaaaaaaatgataattaactaAGAACAAACTAGGGGTTGAATTGAAGCTGTCGTCTTATAGAACtcccatttttttcaaatgCCTATATTTATAATCATGCTAATTTTCTGGAATTATTATGGTGATTGAACATTACTTTGTGACTTTGTGAGTGAGCAAGCGACTGAACGTGAAGGAAACGATGTTACATTAAtcgaattattttttcttcttcatcatttgGGTCTAAAATGCAGATGCTTAACTTTGTCTTGCTAATTAAGAAAGTTGATAAAATTCAATTGAGGCATAGCCGGCAGGCAAAAGCCCACGATAGCATGAAAAGAAATAGTTAGATACCCTTTTTAGCCATATCAGTAGATCTTAACTAATTTCTTACGTCAAATTAGCCATCAGTTCAATTTGCATGACAGTTTATCAAACTTTGTTGTGGTCCTtgcttaattaataattataattcttaGTTCCCTACCAATTCGtttgtcatcattttcttgatttcttttctcttttgctGGGTATACATGAAGATGCTCATGATTAATGATTTGAGATGCTTTCTTTGGGCCAGTGATTAGATTTATTTCAAGCGAGAtgcacatgatttttttttgggggcTTTGACATTTCATTTGCCATCATTCCCTTGATTTTTTCATTCCAGATTATGCATAACTATGCTTATGATAATAGTTGTGAAACACGGTCCGGTCATTGACTCGATTGAGGTAGTGAGTTAGTGGGTTAGTGGTCTAGTCGATGCATCAGTAATTGGTTCGATTTGATtcgatttatattaaaaatttaaaattatatatgtatttattatatataagtatataactaatatgatttgagtaaaaaaaattcattcatactccaaaatctaaaataaaattgataataatgaGAGATATCAAAACGACTAGTAGAGgtggtctatttttttttttttttgtaaaatcgaCCGGGTCAAACCAGTGCAACTAGGATTTGATATCTAACTGGCCGAATTTGGTTGGGTCATCTCGGATCAATTGCATGACTGATCCAATAATGAAATTGGTCTAGTTAGATCATTGGATTTGGGTTGGATTGGTCCGACTGACCGGACCGAATCGAATTTCATAATTATGTTAATGATTAATGAATTAGATGTACATGGAGTTTGGGGAATAGACATTATTAACTATTGGACTCCGaattacataaatataaatattaattgggCTTTATGGTTTTTGGGCTAGCCCGAACCACCTACACATGATTTTAAGTTTctgacaaaaaaacaaaaccttTAAGATCATAGAGACCAGACAAAAGAAAGGGGATTTGGTagggaaaatgttttttttttcctgataatGTTAGAATGtaaatcttaatttttcatgtttggtattgatttttaaaaataacactcATGAAAAAGAATGTTTCCCGATAATGTTTTTAGTTAAGTTTTTCACAAAAAACTTGTCATGAGAAGGTATAAATCTAACTTTTCtcaagttaaattttattttttacttcaataaaaatatcacttaTTATGTGAATCTCATTAAACTTATATAGATATTCAATATTTATGACGaaccaaataaattttactcATTTTTAAGAATAATGATTCTCATATGAAAAGATTTCTCTCTTGTCATACATCGTTTATATAGGAAAAAACAGTAAGTAATGTGTAGGTACggtaaaatagagaaaataaaacaaggAGCACAAAAAGAACGCAACTGAATGTacaaaacaatgaaaaagagaaaaaaaaattcaaaggaacaatgaaataaaataggGAACTTatttttgtatctttttttcatcacctttttcattttattcaaaaaatagtTCCTGagagttatttttttactatattctagaaactaaaaataaaaatatgaaagtgGAGTTAAATTAGTTGTAGTGGAtcttcataacttttttttaaaggccAAGATACTTCTTGTCAAAGTATCAAAGAGTATCGATAGGAATATCCACATAGTTTTCCCTGAAAAGGGTTGTGTCGTCCTAAATAGTCAGAGGGTTAATTTAGGTTTTCGATCAACCTGGGCTATGAATAAAGCATTTTTAATGAAAGCAAGTTGGAGGATGTGTACCACAAAACCAGCAGTGGCCTGCAGTGTTTCGGTTTATGTACAAATGTGGGAATAAGGTGACCCCGAAAATGGATAGAAGGAAGTATGGCTCAATTTTTTGAATGGGAGTGATTCAATGTTGGGATGACGTGAAAAAAAGTATGGTCTGGAAGGTAAATAATGggttttcttctttattttggtAGGATTGTTGGGTTCCAAAGAGTGGTAAAGTTGTTGGATGTAGCTCTAATTCAACTAgacaaaattgataaaatggCCACTGTGCATGATTCAGTTCTTCCACAAGGGAGTTGGAATATTGAAAAGCCTTGAGAAGCCATCCATCAGAATGTATGTGATAGTATAAAGACTATGGTGCCTCCCGTAATTACAACTCAAAATGATGTCCTAGCTTGGAGACATACAAATGATGCTATATTTACAATGAGGGTTGCATATAAGCCGATTACTGTTCAGCAGGATGAGAATGATCCTTTATTTCGAGCTATATGAAAGTGGAGAGGGTCGAAAAGAATGAGGATTCAAGCTTGGAAAGTTGCTAGACAAGCTTTGCTTACTAATGAATCAAGACACAATTTGGGCCTAGCCCGGGTTGAGTTTGTGTCCTCTTTGTCAGGAGGCAAATGTGTCTACTATTCATATTCTCCGTGATTGTATCTTTGCGCAACAAGTTTGGAATAAGCTTTTGACTAAGTTAGCAGGATCTCAGTTTTTTGGGAGTGATCTATGACCTTGATGTTGCATTAGAATATCACTTTGCCTTTGTTTTTTGCAGAAAGGGTTTGAGATGTAGTGTTTGGTGTGACCTCATTTTTTGTGGAGGAATATAATTGATGtagttttctatttcttttcttcatttgttaACAACTTGCTTTGTCGCATTAGAAGGATGGTTATGAATATTAAAAACATGTGGAAAAAGCAATTTTCTTGCATGGACAGAGAGGGTACAATTTGTTGTGATTCAACTATATCTTGGGTGCCTCGGAATTCTGGGGAGTACAAGCTTAACTGAATGGAGTCGTTGTTGGGGAGGAGTTCTTCGTGATCTTCTTGGTGTTGTGACCATCTAGTATGCTCATAATGTAACATTATGTTTTCTATAATGATTGATTAagtgttttaattaaattgtaagagtaattaaatttaatttgcgTGTCGTAATTTGTGGTGTTTATAGTTAATGTTTTTGTTATGCTTATGCTTATGCTTAAACCTTATTTTAGGTGTGAATAATACGTTTTAGAGTGGTTGGACCGAGGTAAGTGGGCCTTGAGTGATAAGGATGAGATGAGTGAGTTTAGAAAGTGAAAATGTGAGATTAGAAGGAATAGGAAGAGTCAGAGACTCAACATAAAGGGATTTAAATTTGAACCAGATCACAAACACTCTCATTCCTCTCCAAAACAACTCACAATTAGAGAATGTGAGTCACTGAAATCCTAGTACAAAGAATCTTGTTGAGCTTCTTTTTTGAATTTGGATTGATTTCAAAGAACTACTATAAGAGTGAGGAAAAACTTACATCTTGGACCCAAAGTCTCCTCCTTTCTTGTAAAttctaaacctttttttttatggttaaaaCTATTCTCGTTGTGgtaaaaatcacatatttttgCTATAGTTAGACTTGTTCTTACTATAGCAAAAATATGTAGTTGTGAAACCTTATAGGTGATCTAGATAATCAAATTTGGAAATATGATCTTCATGCAAGTTATAGTCCTAGATGTGAACTAACTAATGATTTTGGTCTCACTTAAAAATATTCTGTATAACTTTAGAAATGATGAaattagtcaacaaacattaaGTTGTTGATAATAAGTAAAAGTTTCATATAGATTGTAATTTTAGGCATATTATGCTTTCAAACTAGCTCTTTGGGTAAACATACAAGTTGGACAAaatctttttatcttttcaatGAGACAAAAATCAACTTAATTAAGTTAGTATATCTTTATTTATCATGCCTATAAGTTATGAAGGTCATAGATGCATAACAGAAAACCAAGGAGATAGTAACACAAAACTTATGAGATGTTTTGATAACCTTAAATATGAAGTATAAAGTTGTTACAAACGGTAGAGTGATGCATATTTATAATGTGTGGTTTAGTTGATGATTTTATTGTTGCTAATTTATCATGTTGTTGTTGAGAATAT
This genomic interval from Glycine max cultivar Williams 82 chromosome 5, Glycine_max_v4.0, whole genome shotgun sequence contains the following:
- the LOC100780653 gene encoding uncharacterized protein; translated protein: MGNCQAAEAATVVIQHPGNKIERVYWSLSAHEVMNSNPGHYVALVVSSPTLKAENGAPMKQLKLLRPDDTLHIGQVYRLISFEDVLKEFASKKCGKLGKLLKETGSHGIQMKHKDSRATNPSPNSKTEFGSIKVEQEIQRMGNHGSSSSNNNNNKGVGRHFVGSGGQWRPALQSIAEIGT